TCTGCTCGACCGCTTCGAGTTCGAAGTCACCGAACTCGAAGACATCGTACGTGACGGCTTGCATGTCGCCGTTGTCGTCGAACTCGACGGTACTCGAGGCACCCTGGTAGGAGATCTCCTCTCCCGCGGCGGCGAGTTCGATTCCCTCGGCGAGGTTCGACGGGCCGACCGTCTCGCCGTTCGGGTTCGCGACGGCCCGCATCTCGTCACGGACGGCGGGACCGTCGTTCGAACCCGCACGAGCGTTCGCCAGGATCATGACGGCGCTCGCGTCGTAGCCGTGGGCGGTGAACACCCCCGGCCCTCTCCCGAACTCGTTCTCGTACAGTTCGGTGAACGTGTCGACGTCCGGACCGTCGGCGGCCGGAGCGGTCCCCAGAACGTTGTTCATCGGGTTGTCGACGTTCACCGGGAGGTCGTCCTCGATCAGACCGTCGGTGACGACGACGGGCAGTTCGGGGTCGAAGCCCGCGTAGAAGTCCCGGAAGATCTGGACGCCGCTGACGGGGAACGCGATCACGAGCAGGAAATCGGGCTCGTCCGCGAGCGCGCTCTCAAGGATGGAGGTGTACGACGGCTGCTCCGGTTCGAACGCCTCGGCAGCCGTAACCGTGCCACCGAGCTCCTCGAAGCTCTCCTCGAACACGCCCGCGAGCGCCTGTCCGTAGGCATCGTTCAGGGCGAGCACCGCCGCACTCTCCCACTCACGGTCCTCGTACGCGAGTTCTGCGATGACTGGACCTTGTAATGCGTCGCTCGGTGCGGTACGGAAAACGAAGTCGTCGTCGGCGAGGTCCGTGATATCCGGGCTCGTGCTCGCGGGCGAACACATGACGACCTGATTCGGGACCGCGACCTCCTGGGCGACTGGTATCGTTACGTCGGACGCCGCCGCGCCGGTGAACATCGGGAACCCGGCGTCGACGAGCGACTGTGCGGCACTGATCCCTGCCTCGGAAAGCGTCTGAGAATCTTCGCGCTGGACTTGGATTTCGAACTCACTTCCCTCGCCTGCGAGCTGGATAGCGGGGAGTTCGGCCCCGTCCGCGATCGGCCCTCCCAGTTCGCCCAAATCTCCGGATTCCGGCTGCAGGATCCCTAGCATGATCTCACGGTCCTGCACGCTGAAACTTCGATCGCCGCTGAGAGTACCCGCGAAGGACAATGCTCCTACGCCACCGATCCCAGTTAGCACACTGCGCCGGCTGATTCGAGCCATGGTAGTTGTAGGGAGTAATAAGCAAAAGAGTTTATCTAGGGCAGTGTTAGAGCTCTAATGTTGGTGATTTTGGTTAATTTATTGAATTTCATAGTAATACTCCGATACCACTGTTAACCCTCGTTCCGGGCCCGTTCAGGTGCTGGCCGATGTCATCCGATTCCGCCCATTTATCCGTGTTTCCCGGGTACAACGGTAACGAGAACCGACTATAACGTTAATTACCTTCTAGTGGGCTGGGAGATTCAGTTACCAAACTCGAACCGCGGTCAGGTTCGCCGCGGTACGGGTCCCGCGTAGTGCCACAATCCGCTAATATACTACCGACTGTTAACGACGCGTCTCTACTCAAAGAAATTTGAGGACTTCGGGATCAGGGCTCGAGCAGAACCTTGATGACACCTTCTTCGCGGTCGTCGAACCGCTCGTACATCTCGGGTGCCTCCTCGAGGTCGACGCGGTGGGAGACGACCCAGCTGGGATCGGCGCGTCCTTCGATGATCATGTCTCGCAGCTTCCGGTTGTACTGCTTGACGTTCGTCTGCCCGGTACCCAGCTTCAGTCCCTTCTCGAAGGCCTTGCCGAAGTCGATTCCGAGCCGGCCCTGAGCCGCCATCTCGTCGGGCGCGCCGGGGTCCGTCGGGACGTACAGTCCCGGGATGCCGAGCGCGCCGGTCGGTCGGACGGTCTGGATGAGCTGATTGAGCACGATCGCCGGGTTCTCCCGGGCCGGATCGTAGGCGTCGTCGCTCGGGTCCGTCTCGGGGTCGATCGCCTGGTAGCCGACGGCGTCGACGCCCTTGTCGACCTCGTCGCCGTGCTCGTCGATGATCTGTTCGACCGGATCGCCCTCCTCGAAGTTGATGGTGTGCGCGTCGCAGTGGTCCTCGGCCATCTCGAGTCGGCTCGGAACCCGGTCGACGACGTAGATTTCCGAGGCGCCCTGGATCTTCGCGCTGTAGGCGGCCATCAGGCCGACGGGACCGGCGCCGTAGATCGCGATCGACTCGCCGGGCTGGAGGTTCGCCAGCCGGGTGCCGTGCCACCCCGTCGGGAAGATGTCCGCGAGCAGCGCGAACGCGTCCTCGTGCTCGTCGCCCTCCGGGAGTTTCAGGGCGTTGAAGTCGGCGTAGGGGACGCGGAGTTTCTCGGCCTGTCCGCCCTTGTACGGCCCCATCGCGACGTAGCCGTAGGCGCCGCCGGCGAAGCCCGGGTTAACGTTGGTACAGAAGCCCGTATAGCCGTTCTCGCAGTTCTGACAGAAGCCGCAGGCGACGTTGAACGGCATGACGACGCGGTCGCCTTGCTCGAGCGTCGTGACGGCGTCGCCGACCTCGCTGACGGTCCCCATGTTCTCGTGGCCGAAGACGATTCCCTCTTCGGCGCCGGTTCGGCCCTCGTACATGTGGAGGTCCGATCCACAGATCGCCGTCGTCGTGATGTCGACGAGGACGTCGTTCGGGTGTTCGATTTCGGGTTCGTCTACTTCTTCGATGGACACGTCGTGCGGTCCCTGGTATACGACAGCGTTCATTGACATGCGGTATCAAGCCTCGAAAATTCTCACCACTATCTCGCTGGTAAAGGTTGTTGTGAACCAGAAGCCACGGATTATGAAGGTTTCAACGGGACCGTTTCCGGGGATAGAACTGACGGAGGGCGACGAACGTCACCGAAGACACCACACAGGGTGGATCGAAACGACGTGCTCCGTGGACGCGCGGGCCGACAGACGATACGCATCGTGCTCGACCGTCGAGAGACTCGAGCGATCCCGTACGATCCCGGCTCGAGCGAAACCGGGCCCTCTTACTACCGGTCCGCCGTAGCTAGCGGCGTGACGACAACCGACTCACTCGGCGGCGTCGTCCTCGCGGGCGGCTACTCGACGCGCTTCGGCGGGGCCGACAAGGCGGTCGCCGACCTCGCGGGGACGCCGATGATCCGGCGGGTCGTCGACCGACTCGCCGTCGTGACCGACGAGATCGTGATCAACTGCCGCGAGGACCAGATCGACGCGATTCGAGACGCGCTGGCCGGCTGTGATGCGTCCATCCGCATCGCGACTGATCCGGTTCCCGACCGGGGGCCGCTGGCCGGTATCCGGGTCGGCCTCGAGGCCGTCGACCGGGAGTACGCCGCCGTCGTCGCCTGCGACATGCCGTTCGTCGATCCGTCGCTGCTCGAGCGGCTGTACGACAGTGCGCGCGGCCGCGACGGCGCGGTCGTCCAGCTCGAGGATCAGTGGTACCAGACGACCCAGGCGGTCTACCGGGCGGACGCGATGGCCGGCGCTTGCGCCGCGGCACTCGAGGACGGGGACGGACGGATTCTCGCGGCGCTCGAGCGACTCGACTACGCCGTCGTCGGCGAGGACGATCTCGAGGGCGTCGCCGACGAGACGTTCGAGAGCATCGACACGCAGGAGGCGCTTCGCGAGGCGGCGAGGCGACTCGGGGAGTGAGTAGCCACTAAAGATCGATGTACAACCGATCGCACAGCTGCGCGATCGGCGTGTGAACCGTTTCAGCTGGTACTCCGGTCGCTCTCCCCGACCGAACGACCGGCGGGATCGGGCTCGCTGCCAGCAACGATTGAGAAGAAGGGGTGACTTATGGCCCCTCGATGCGAGAACCGACCATGAGCAGCGAGGATCAGTTCGACCACGGAAAGGACGAGCGGTTGCAGAGCCGAGACGTGACCGAAGGGGCCGACCGCGCCCCCCACCGGGCGATGTTTCGGGCGATGGGATTCGACGACGAGGACCTGGGATCGCCGATGATCGGCGTCCCGAACCCCGCCGCGGACATCACGCCGTGTAACGTCCACCTCGACGACGTGGCGGCGTCGGCGCTCGAGGGTGTCGACGACGCCGACGGGATGCCGATCGAGTTCGGGACGATCACGATCTCTGACGCAATCTCGATGGGAACGGAAGGGATGAAGGCGTCGCTGATCTCCCGGGAACTCATCGCGGACAGCGTCGAACTCGTCAGTTTCGGCGAGCGCATGGACGGTCTCGTCACCGTGGCGGGCTGTGACAAGAACCTCCCCGGGATGATGATGGCCGCGATCCGCACGGATCTCCCCTCGGTCTTCCTCTACGGCGGGTCGATCATGCCCGGCGAGCACGAGGGCCGGGACGTCACCATCGTCCAGGTCTTCGAGGGCGTCGGCGCCTACGCCACCGGCGAGATGGACGCCGAGGAACTGGACGACCTGGAACGCCACGCCTGCCCCGGTGCCGGATCCTGCGGCGGCATGTTCACCGCGAACACGATGGCCTCGATCTCGGAGGCGCTCGGGCTCGCCCCGCTCGGCAGCGCGTCGCCGCCGGCCGAGGACGAGGAACGGTACGAGGTCGCCCGACGCGCGGGCGAACTCGCCGTCGAGGTCGTCGAGGAGGATCGCCGTCCCTCCGACATCCTCTCTCGAGAGTCCTTCGAGAACGCCATCGCCCTTCAGACGGCCATCGGCGGTTCGACCAACGGCGTCCTCCACCTTCTGGCGCTCGCCCGCGAGGCCGGCGTCGACCTCGAGATCGAGGACTTCGACGAAATTTCGCGACGGACGCCGAAGATCGCCGATCTCCAGCCCGGCGGCGACAGCGTGATGAACGACCTCCACGAACTCGGCGGCGTTCCCGTGGTAATCCGGCGGCTGCTCGAGGCCGACCTGTTCCACGGCGACGCGATGACCGTGACGGGCCGAACCGTCGAGGAGGAACTCGAAGTCCTCGACGTGCCGACCGACGACGAAATCGAGGTCGACTTCCTCTACCCCGTCGACGACCCGAAGGAAGAGGAGGGTGCGATCAAGATCCTGACGGGTAATCTCGCACCCGATGGTGCGGTGCTCAAGGTCACCGGTGACGACGAGTTCCACCACCGGGGTCCGGCGCGAATCTTCGAGGACGAGGAAGGCGCCATGCGATACGTCCAGGAGGGCGACGTCGAGAGCGGCGACGTGATCGTGATCCGTAACGAGGGTCCCCGCGGCGGACCGGGCATGCGCGAGATGCTCGGTGTGACCGCCGCGGTCGTCGGCGCCGGCCACGAGGACGACGTCGCGCTGATCACCGACGGCCGCTTCTCGGGCGCCACTCGCGGCCCGATGATCGGACACGTCGCGCCCGAGGCGTCCGTCGGCGGTCCGATCGGCTTACTCGAGGACGGCGACGAGATCACTGTCGACATCCCCGAGCGAACCCTCGCTGTCGACGCGAGCGACGAGGAACTCGCCGCCCGCCGCGAGGAGTGGACGCGACCGGAACCGGCCTACGACGCGGGCGTCCTCGCGAAGTTCGCGCGGGACTTCGACTCGGCGTCGAACGGCGCGGTAACCAATCCCGGCGTCAAACGGGAGTAGAGCCGTCGCCCTGCGAATGGCCGGCGCGGTCGTTCGCCATCCGCCGTTTTTAATTATCTTCGTTATACAACTGTCTCCGCTTCGGCTTTCGCTGGCTTGCAACGGGTTTTCCGTAGCTGGTCACTGACTCGTATACGAGCACGAGCAATGTGTAAGTACTGCCTCGAGTGTGACTGGCAGCGGAGTACGGCCGACGGCTACACGGAAGAGGAGGTCTCGAAGCAGGCGATCGAACACTTCGTCGAAACCGGTCATACGGTCGACTCGCTGCACCTGCCACCGCCTGCCGTCATCAAAAATTAACTCGACCGGTTCCGCCCGTTCTCGCCGGCACAGCGGCCCGCGTTAGAACGGCGGCGAGTTCGGAATCTCGGAGTCGACGTCGCCGGTCGGTCGGACGCCCAGTCCGTGGAAGTCCGGAATCGCGGGTGCGTCTTCCTCATCGTTCTGTGCGGCCTGAATCTCTTCGTCGTCGTACTCGTCGATCGGGTCGGGCTCGACGGTTGCGACGATCTCTCGGCTCTCGACGTCGAGCACCGAAAAGCCGGGCGTGACGCCGGTCGCAGCGTGCGGGTCGCCCGACAGCGGCGCGGGGCCACGCAGGGTGACGAACATGTACTCGCCATCCGGCGAGGACCACATGATGTCTGGCGCGTCGCGCTCGTCGGATTCGTCGGACTGGTGCTCGCCGTAGGCGTCGATCTCCTCGATGACCTCGTCGGTCTCGGGATCGACGACGGCGCCGTCGTTGGTCTCGCGATTCAGGACCCACAGCTCCTCGCCGTCGGGGGTAAACCAGAAGCCGTGCGCGTCGACGCCCTCGGTGGACTCACCGTCGACGACGACCTCGTCCGCCTCGGTGTCGTAGACGTAGTACTCGCCGACGCCGTCTTCGCCCTCGTCGGGGTCCGAGGGAAGGCCGGCGGTGAGGTAGAACTTCTCGTCCTCATAGTGGGGCATCGTCCCACAGTTCGTCGGGATCTCCTCGCCGGAGTAGGCCAGTTCGACCTCGAACTCGTCGTGGTCGACGATGACGACGCCGGCGTCGTGGTAGCTCGGACCGAGCGTGTGGATCGAACGACCCTGGTGATCGAACTGGTGACAGATCGGACTCGCGGACTCGATGCCCGCCTCTTGGACGGTTTCGTCGTCGGGGAGGACGAGCTCGTCGACCTGCTCGAACTCCTCGTTCTCGAGGTCGGCCTCGACGCGAGCGATCGTCTCCTCGGCGATGACGTCGACGTGGATGTACTCGTCGTCCGGCGAGAAGATGGCCATGTGGGAGCCGGGACCGGTTTCGACGTTACCGACGAGTTCGCAGTCCTCGGTCCGGAAGACGAGAACGCGCTCGCCGGCGGTACAGGCGATAGCGGCGTACTCGTAGTCCGAGCTGAAGTCGATCATGTGCGGGACGACGCCCTCCTCGGGGACGCCCTCGAGTTCGTTTAGCTCGATCGACCGCGTCTGGTCGAACTCGTCGTCGCCCTCGCCGGGTTCGTAGAGGTGGACGGTGTCGGTTCCCTGATCGAGCGCCCAGATCTCGTACTGACCGTCTTCCTGATCGTCGTCTCCGTTTTCACTGTCGTCGCTCGTCTCGTCGTCGCTCGTCTCGTCGTCGCTCGCCTCGTCGGAGCAACCGGCAACGGCAACGATTCCGGCAGTCGCGCCTCCTGCAAGAACCCGCCTGCGAGTTGGATTTGTCTGCATACCCGACGACTCCGAACTGGCTGTTCAAAAGCCTGCGGGTTTCAGCCTCTCTACCCGGCGAATTTTGGGTGTTGGCCGTCGGAAGAAGCAAAAATTGACTCGGATCGAACCGACCACGAGTTTGACAGGCGAACTGACGACAGTCTCCGTTCTCTCGAAAGGGTTAGCTCCCGTAGAAAATGCAACCGTTGCCGCTACCTGTGTTGCCGGCCGGAGATACCGCCCGTCAGAACAGGACGAGCGTTCGCCCAGCGGTGGCGACGCCGCTGCGGGCTCCCTCGCTAGCCGCGACGCTCGAGAATGCGGTCGATGATCAGCCGCGTCGACAGAAGTTCGTCGTCGCTCGCCGGTTCGCGTCCGCTCGCGCGCCGAACGTCGCAGTCGATCCCGCGGTGCTCGAGTGCCCCCCGGATCGCGTCCGCGTCGTGGTGCTGGTCGTGGCCGAGTGCGATCACGTCGGGACCGATCTCCTCGATCGGCACGAAGATGTCCTCCTCGTGACCGAGCACCGCTTCGTCGACGGCCTCGAGCGCGGCGACGACGTCACGCCGCTGTGTCGCAGAACAGATCGGATCCTCCTTGTGATCGACGTTCGACCTGCGCGCGACGATAACGTACAGTTCGTCACCCATCGCCGCCGCCTCCTCGAGGTAGTGGACGTGTCCCGGGTGGAGGATGTCGAAGGTCCCCTGTGCGATAACCGTCCGTGTCATGCTCGAGTCCTCTTTGCCGTTCTGGTCCATGCGTTCGTGTTCGGCGTCAGCGGCCGTCGGTACCGGTCTCGCGCCTCGAGGGGAGTCCGTCGCCTCATCGTCGCAGTTCCTCGTCGATGTCGGCCTGCGTAAAGTCGAAGAAGTCGTCGGTCTCGGGAAGATCGACGTCGATCACGTTCAGGTTCGTCGGCCGCCCCTGCGAGTCGAAGGCCTTCCAGTCGTTTCGCCGGTAGGGAGCGCCGATGATGACGTGGACGCTCCCGCGACCGAACGTCTCGAGGTCCGCACTGCTCGGACTGATCACGCCGTTCGGGTGCGAGTGAACGCTGCCGAGCGCCTTCACGTCGTTCGGAATCTGGCTCGTCTTGACGGTCGCGCTGACGCTGTTGGCCTCGGTTCCCGGAACGACGAGCACGTCCGTGATGACGAGTCCGTCCCGATCGAGTCCCAGCTTGTCGGTCTCGGTCCCCCGGAGAAATCCCATGTACTCGTTCGGGTGGGACGCCTCCGAGGACTCGAGAGCGAACTCGAGCGTCTCCTCGGCGATCCCGAGAATCTCGCCCGAGCGAAACAGCGCGTCGAACAGCCCCATATCTCCCCATCCGGGCTTGCGGTTGCTAAACGTTCCGAAAGGCGACCCCCCCCGAGACTGTTCTACCACTCCTTCTTAACAAGGGTTATAGGCGCCCATCCCAAACTACGTGCAAAGATGACTGTTGAGCCCGCCGGAGAATCCGGCGAAGACGACGGGGATTCCGTCGTATACGATCTCGCTTCGGACTGTACCGAAACCGACGTCGAACAGAACCGGCCGTATCTCGCCGAAATTAACGGTATCGTCGACTACGGCGTCTTCGTCGACCTCTCCGATTCCGTCTCCGGTCTCGTCCACGAATCGGTTCTCGAAGGTACCTACGCCGTCGGCGACGAACTCGTCGTCGAACTCGAGGCGGTCCGCGACAACGGCGACATGGCGTTCGATCCCGTCGACGTCGAGGACTACACGCTCGAGTCCGTCTCCCACGACTACTCGCTGACCGGCACCGATCGCCTCGAGGCCAACGTCGGCGACCAGATCCACCTCGAGGGAGAGGTCGTTCAGGTCAAACAGACCGCCGGACCGACGATCTTCCACGTGGCCGACGAGCAGGGCGTCGTCCCCTGTGCGGCTTTCGAGGAAGCCGGCGTCCGCGCCTTCCCCGCCGTCGAGGTCGGTGACGTCGTTCGCGTCACCGGAACGCCGGAACACCGCGAGGGATCCGTCCAGATCGAGGTCGACGGACTGTCGACGCTCGATGGCGAGGACGCCGAGGAGGCCCGCGAGCGACTCGAGAACGCCCTCGAGGAGCGCGCCGAGCCCCACGACGTCGAACCGCTGATCGACTGGCCCGCCTTCGAGAAACTCCGACCGAACCTGAAGGAGGTCGCGAAGCTGCTCCGTCGGACGGTCCTCGAGGGGCGCCCGATCCGCGTTCGCCACCACGCCGACGGCGACGGGATGTGCGCCGCCGTTCCCGTCCAGATCGCGCTCGAGCGATTCATCGCCGACGTCCACGAGGACGAGGACGCCCCGCGTCACCTCATCAAGCGTCTTCCGGCGAAGGCGCCGTTCTACGAGATGGAAGACGCCACGCGGGACCTCAACTTCGCGCTCGAGGACCGCGAGAAGCACGGCCAGCAGCTTCCGCTCCTGTTGATGCTCGACAACGGCTCGACGGCCGAGGACGTTCCGGCCTACGAGACGCTGGCCCACTACGACATCCCGATCGTCGCCGTCGATCACCACCACCCCGACCCCGATGCGGTAGGTGAACTGCTCGACGCGCACGTCAACCCCTACCTGCACGACGAGGACTACCGGATCACGACGGGGATGTGCTGTGTCGAACTCGCCCGGATGATCTATCCCGATCTGACCGACGAACTCCGCCACGTCCCCGCCGTCGCCGGCCTCTCGGACCGCTCGAAGGCCGACGCGATGGACGACTACCTCGAACTCGCCGCCGAGGAGGGGTACGACGAGGAACGCCTGCAGGACCTGAGCGAGGCGCTCGACTACGCCGCCTTCTGGCTGCGCTACAACTCGGGCGACCAGCTGATCCAGGACCTGCTCCAGGTCGACGGCAGCGAGGAGGAGCGCCACCGCGAACTCGTCTCCTTCTTCGCGGATCGGGCCCGCGAGGAGGTCGACGAGCAGCTCGACGCCGCCATGCCCCACGTCGAACGCGAGGAACTGGACAACGACGCGCACCTCTACCGGATCGACGTCGAGAACTACGCCCACCGCTTTACCTACCCCGCGCCCGGCAAGACCACCGGCGAGATCCACGATCGCAAGATCGAGGAGACCGGCGACCCGGTGATCACGGTCGGCTACGGTCCCGACTTCGCCGTCCTGCGCAGTGACGGCGTCCGACTGGACATCCCGCAGATGGTCTCGGAACTCGAAGAGGAGTTCCCGGGCGGCGGCGTCTCCGGCGGCGGCCACCTCGTCGTCGGCTCGATCAAGTTCGTCAAGGGTAAACGCGAGGACGTCATCGACGCCCTGATCGAGAAAATGGCCGACGCCGACATCGACGAAGAGCTCTCGAGTGCGGCGCTGATCGACGACTGAAGGCCCGCGGATCCCGGATTCCGTTCGGTCTCCGTTCGGTCTCCGTTCGACCACGCTGCCCCTCACACCGACGTACCGATTCACCCGACAGCAGCCTCGATCGCTCGTTCGGATGGACGGTATCCGGAATGACCGAATGCTTATCAGTCACAACTACGAACGGTTCGTGAATGAGTTCGTCTCGAGTTGAAGCTGAACTCCGCAAGCGCGTGAGCCAGCAGGAGGTCGTCGCCGACCTCAGTCAGCGGGTACTCGATACGGACGACCCCGATGAGTTACTGGCGGACGTTTCGGACGCCGTCCGCACTGCGGTCGATGCGGACGCCTGTCGCTTTTTCGAGCGGCTGCCACACGGTGATCGTGCCGTCTGTCGAGAGGCCGACGGCTGGACCGACGAACAGACACCGACGACGATCACGACCGATCCGGACGGGTCGCTCCTCGGGTACGCGTTGCAACACGAGGAGCCGGTCGTCGTCGACGATCTGCAGGCCGACGATCGGTTCGACCCTCCGGATCGGCTCCTCGAGCACGACGCCAGCAGTAGTCTCTGCGTTCCGATCGGTCCGGACGGCGAACCGTGGGGGGTCCTCGAGGCACACGGTGTCAGGCCCCAGGCGTTCGACGAGGCCGATACCGCGGTCCTTCGGACGATCGCGAACGTCCTGACTACCGCGTTCGAGACCAACGGTTCGGACCGCCGGCTCGACGGTGAGTGGTCTCTCAAGGAGCAGTTCCTCGAACGAAGCCCGGTTGGGATCACGGTCGTCGATACGGACGGAAAGATGCAGTTCGCGAACGAACGCGCAGCGGAGATCCTCGGACGGAGCCGGGAGGAGATCGCCGATTTCACTCACGACGATCCGCGCTGGGGACTCATCGATACGGACGGAACCAGCCTGCCGGCCGGCGATCACCCGTTCGATCGCGTCTTCGAGGCCGGCGAGTCGACCACCAATATGGAAGTCGGCGCACACCGACCCGACGGGACGCGGATCTGGCTCTCGATCGACGGCGCACCGTTGCGATCCGACGGAAGCCTCATCGGCGGCGTCTTCGCGATCACGGACGTCACCGAGCAAAAGCGCCTCGAGAACGAGTTCGAGGAGATGATAGACCGGGTCACGGACGCCTTCTACGCACTCGACGACGAGTTCCGGTTTACGCACGTCAACGAACGTGCCGAGGAGTTGCTTCAACACTCCGAGGCGGAACTCCTGGGTGAACGGCTCTGGAACGTCTTTCCGGAGGCAGCGACCGAGGAGGAAGTGTGGGACAGTTTCAACGCGGCGATGGAGACGCAGGAGCCGACCAGCTACGAGCTGTACTTCGAGCCGCTGGATTTCTGGGTCGAAGCGAACCTGTACCCGTCCGAATCGGGCATCTCGGTCTACTTCCGCGATATCACCGCACGGAAGGAACGCGAGCAAAAACTCGAGCAGTACCGGTCGTTGACTGAGGCCGCACAGGACGTCGTCCTGACGATCGACGAGGAGAGCACGATCCAGTCGGTGAACCCGGCGGTCGAAGACGTCTTCGGCTACGACCGGAACGAACTCGTCGGCGAGTCGCTGACGACGCTCATGCCGGAACGGCTCGTGAACGGGCATCGACGAGGACTCGGGCAGTACCTCGAAACCGGGGCGCGGACGCTCGAGTGGGAGTACGTCGAACTTCCGGGTCGCCACGCAGACGGCTCGGAGATTCCGCTGGCGATCTCGTTCAGCGAGGTCGAGTACGAGGGCGGACGGTTCTTCACGGGTATTCTCCGCGACATCACCGATCGAAAAGCACACGAGCGACGATTGCGGGAGGAACGAGACCTCACGAACCGGATCGTCGAAACCAGTCCGACCGGGATCATCACCGTCGGTCCCGACGGCTCGTTCGAGCGAGTCAACGAACGCACCGAGGAGATCACGGGCTACTCGGGGAAAGACCTCGAGAAACTTATCGGCGGAACAGCCGGTTTCGATCCCGTAAAGCCCGGCGGCGAGTCGTTTTCGGCGGACGAGATTCCGACGCAGCGTGTCCTTGCCGACGGCGAGACGATTCACGACCTCGAGATCGGGTTACTGCGAGCGGACGGCGAGCGGGTGTGGCTGTCGCTGAGCGGGACGCCGCTGTGGGACGACGGCGGGAGTAGCGGCGCGGTCTTTACGTTCGCCGATATCACCGAGCGCAGGGAGTACCACCAGAAACTCGAGGAAACGAACGACCGCCTCGAACGGGCGAACGAGCGGCTCGAACGCTCCAACGAACGGCTCGAGAGTTCGAACGAGCGACTGGAACACTTCGCGTATGCGACCTCACACGACCTTCAGGAGCCGTTACGGATGGTCTCGAGCTACCTCCGCCTCATCGAGGACCGCTACGGCGACGCGCTCGACGAGGACGGCGAGGAGTTCCTCGCGTTCGCCGTCGACGGCGCCGACCGGATGCGAGAGATGATCGACGGCCTGCTCACGTACTCCCGCATCGAAACGCGGGGACAGCCGCTCGAACCGGTCGCGTTGAACGACGTCGTCGACGCCGTTCGAACCGATCTACAGCTCCAGTTCGACGAGAGCGACGCGACGCTTACGGCGGCAGACTTGCCCCGCGTCGAGGGCGATCCCAGTCAGCTCCGGCAGCTGTTCCAGAACCTGTTCGACAACGCGATCGAGTACAGCGGCGACGAGCCGCCGACGATCGAGGTTTCGGCCGAACGAGCGGGCGAGATGTGGGTCGTTTCCGTCAGCGACCGAGGTATCGGGATTCCGGAGGACGAGACCGCGGTCATCTTCGAGGTGTTCGAACGGCTCCACACGATCGACGAGCACGAGGGGACCGGCATCGGACTCGCGCTCTGTCAGCGGATTGTCGAGCGCCACGGCGGCGAGATCTGGGTCGACTCCGAGCCCGGCGAGGGCTCGACGTTCTCGCTTACGCTGCCGGCCGTGATGGACGACCAGCCGTGACCCGATCGAGCCCCGGCCCGTCTC
This DNA window, taken from Natronococcus sp. CG52, encodes the following:
- a CDS encoding ABC transporter substrate-binding protein, encoding MARISRRSVLTGIGGVGALSFAGTLSGDRSFSVQDREIMLGILQPESGDLGELGGPIADGAELPAIQLAGEGSEFEIQVQREDSQTLSEAGISAAQSLVDAGFPMFTGAAASDVTIPVAQEVAVPNQVVMCSPASTSPDITDLADDDFVFRTAPSDALQGPVIAELAYEDREWESAAVLALNDAYGQALAGVFEESFEELGGTVTAAEAFEPEQPSYTSILESALADEPDFLLVIAFPVSGVQIFRDFYAGFDPELPVVVTDGLIEDDLPVNVDNPMNNVLGTAPAADGPDVDTFTELYENEFGRGPGVFTAHGYDASAVMILANARAGSNDGPAVRDEMRAVANPNGETVGPSNLAEGIELAAAGEEISYQGASSTVEFDDNGDMQAVTYDVFEFGDFELEAVEQIDFEEE
- a CDS encoding FAD synthase, producing MTRTVIAQGTFDILHPGHVHYLEEAAAMGDELYVIVARRSNVDHKEDPICSATQRRDVVAALEAVDEAVLGHEEDIFVPIEEIGPDVIALGHDQHHDADAIRGALEHRGIDCDVRRASGREPASDDELLSTRLIIDRILERRG
- the mobA gene encoding molybdenum cofactor guanylyltransferase, yielding MTTTDSLGGVVLAGGYSTRFGGADKAVADLAGTPMIRRVVDRLAVVTDEIVINCREDQIDAIRDALAGCDASIRIATDPVPDRGPLAGIRVGLEAVDREYAAVVACDMPFVDPSLLERLYDSARGRDGAVVQLEDQWYQTTQAVYRADAMAGACAAALEDGDGRILAALERLDYAVVGEDDLEGVADETFESIDTQEALREAARRLGE
- a CDS encoding glutathione-independent formaldehyde dehydrogenase translates to MNAVVYQGPHDVSIEEVDEPEIEHPNDVLVDITTTAICGSDLHMYEGRTGAEEGIVFGHENMGTVSEVGDAVTTLEQGDRVVMPFNVACGFCQNCENGYTGFCTNVNPGFAGGAYGYVAMGPYKGGQAEKLRVPYADFNALKLPEGDEHEDAFALLADIFPTGWHGTRLANLQPGESIAIYGAGPVGLMAAYSAKIQGASEIYVVDRVPSRLEMAEDHCDAHTINFEEGDPVEQIIDEHGDEVDKGVDAVGYQAIDPETDPSDDAYDPARENPAIVLNQLIQTVRPTGALGIPGLYVPTDPGAPDEMAAQGRLGIDFGKAFEKGLKLGTGQTNVKQYNRKLRDMIIEGRADPSWVVSHRVDLEEAPEMYERFDDREEGVIKVLLEP
- the ilvD gene encoding dihydroxy-acid dehydratase; the protein is MSSEDQFDHGKDERLQSRDVTEGADRAPHRAMFRAMGFDDEDLGSPMIGVPNPAADITPCNVHLDDVAASALEGVDDADGMPIEFGTITISDAISMGTEGMKASLISRELIADSVELVSFGERMDGLVTVAGCDKNLPGMMMAAIRTDLPSVFLYGGSIMPGEHEGRDVTIVQVFEGVGAYATGEMDAEELDDLERHACPGAGSCGGMFTANTMASISEALGLAPLGSASPPAEDEERYEVARRAGELAVEVVEEDRRPSDILSRESFENAIALQTAIGGSTNGVLHLLALAREAGVDLEIEDFDEISRRTPKIADLQPGGDSVMNDLHELGGVPVVIRRLLEADLFHGDAMTVTGRTVEEELEVLDVPTDDEIEVDFLYPVDDPKEEEGAIKILTGNLAPDGAVLKVTGDDEFHHRGPARIFEDEEGAMRYVQEGDVESGDVIVIRNEGPRGGPGMREMLGVTAAVVGAGHEDDVALITDGRFSGATRGPMIGHVAPEASVGGPIGLLEDGDEITVDIPERTLAVDASDEELAARREEWTRPEPAYDAGVLAKFARDFDSASNGAVTNPGVKRE
- a CDS encoding YncE family protein; protein product: MQTNPTRRRVLAGGATAGIVAVAGCSDEASDDETSDDETSDDSENGDDDQEDGQYEIWALDQGTDTVHLYEPGEGDDEFDQTRSIELNELEGVPEEGVVPHMIDFSSDYEYAAIACTAGERVLVFRTEDCELVGNVETGPGSHMAIFSPDDEYIHVDVIAEETIARVEADLENEEFEQVDELVLPDDETVQEAGIESASPICHQFDHQGRSIHTLGPSYHDAGVVIVDHDEFEVELAYSGEEIPTNCGTMPHYEDEKFYLTAGLPSDPDEGEDGVGEYYVYDTEADEVVVDGESTEGVDAHGFWFTPDGEELWVLNRETNDGAVVDPETDEVIEEIDAYGEHQSDESDERDAPDIMWSSPDGEYMFVTLRGPAPLSGDPHAATGVTPGFSVLDVESREIVATVEPDPIDEYDDEEIQAAQNDEEDAPAIPDFHGLGVRPTGDVDSEIPNSPPF